One Brassica oleracea var. oleracea cultivar TO1000 chromosome C7, BOL, whole genome shotgun sequence genomic window carries:
- the LOC106303285 gene encoding glutathione S-transferase T3-like yields the protein MASYSPGFVSLLTSQTGEFSTPGFVNLSGSESIDLESPDLPAFSSQSSEASTVKERKKWSPKENVILISAWLNTNKDPIVGNEQKLGTFWSRIQNYYNSSVQHVGLDTRELGQCKQRWGRLNNLVCKFCGCYDAALRDQSSGENDNDVMKKALDMFFNDHGCKFTLEHAWRELRHDKKWASA from the coding sequence ATGGCATCGTATTCTCCAGGGTTTGTTAGCCTTTTAACAAGCCAAACCGGAGAATTTAGCACTCCAGGGTTTGTGAACCTCTCAGGTTCTGAATCCATAGACCTCGAGTCACCTGATCTTCCAGCTTTTAGCAGCCAATCCTCAGAAGCATCTACTGTCAAGGAGAGGAAGAAATGGTCTCCGAAAGAGAATGTTATTCTCATAAGCGCTTGGCTCAACACCAACAAGGATCCAATAGTAGGGAATGAGCAAAAGTTGGGAACTTTCTGGTCAAGGATCCAGAATTACTACAACTCAAGTGTTCAGCATGTTGGGCTGGACACTAGGGAGCTAGGTCAATGCAAGCAAAGGTGGGGAAGGCTTAATAACCTAGTCTGCAAATTCTGTGGTTGCTATGATGCGGCATTGAGGGACCAATCAAGCGGTGAGAATGACAATGATGTGATGAAGAAGGCACTAGACATGTTCTTCAATGACCATGGTTGTAAATTCACTCTAGAGCATGCCTGGAGAGAGCTTAGGCATGACAAGAAATGGGCCTCTGCGTAG